A genomic segment from Actinoplanes sichuanensis encodes:
- a CDS encoding phosphatidylglycerol lysyltransferase domain-containing protein, producing MEAPARWSRPPSSRRMVARLVQFVGTVGAVMSVLPPRHHQRVTLLADMVPTAGLLTARIASAVIGVLLVYLGSGLRRGKHRAWQVALVLSLISVVLHLVKGGLVPVLIAGSIVVVLVWQRDEFTAPDDPRNRWRAVRACATFLGAGFVLGFAEIAVRGNHLDGHFGVWSWAEHAALGLIGVTGPVRFVYPLGDLTVSITTGAFGLLAFASGGLLLLRPSTGTRREPADEDVRLREMLDRHGDGDSLGYFALRQDKQLVWAPSGRAAVAYRVVNGVSLASGDPIGLGSEWPRAIAEWLAECAAHGWTPAVLACGTAGGRAYQKAGLDVIELGDEAIVEVAGFTLEGRPMRGVRQAVARIRRAGYTCTVLRQRDLSAETLTEAMACATALREGKVERGFSMALSRLGDPADGECVLVLCRDEAGALRGLLQLVPWGRRGLSLDLMRGDRTAPNGLTELMVVSVIEAAAGLGVARISLNFAVLRSVFARAEELGAGPVIRLWSRILRAASRLWQIESLYRANAKYQPDWQPRFLCFPSARDLPRIAIAALTAESFLPGPGSRRPSGAA from the coding sequence GTGGAGGCACCCGCTCGATGGTCACGCCCGCCGTCGTCACGGCGGATGGTCGCCCGGCTGGTGCAGTTCGTCGGCACGGTCGGCGCGGTGATGTCGGTGCTCCCGCCACGGCACCACCAGCGGGTGACACTGCTCGCCGACATGGTGCCCACCGCCGGGCTGCTCACCGCCCGGATCGCGTCCGCCGTCATCGGCGTGCTGCTGGTCTACCTCGGTTCCGGGCTGCGCCGGGGCAAACACCGCGCCTGGCAGGTGGCGCTCGTCCTGTCGTTGATCAGTGTCGTCCTGCACCTGGTCAAGGGCGGCCTGGTCCCGGTCCTGATCGCCGGGTCGATCGTCGTGGTGCTGGTGTGGCAGCGCGACGAGTTCACCGCTCCGGACGATCCGCGCAACCGGTGGCGGGCCGTGCGGGCGTGCGCCACGTTCCTCGGTGCCGGGTTCGTGCTCGGGTTCGCCGAGATCGCGGTGCGCGGTAACCACCTGGACGGCCACTTCGGGGTGTGGAGCTGGGCCGAACATGCCGCCCTCGGTCTGATCGGGGTCACCGGTCCGGTCCGGTTCGTCTATCCGCTGGGTGACCTCACCGTGTCGATCACCACCGGCGCGTTCGGGCTGCTGGCGTTCGCGTCCGGTGGGCTGTTGCTCCTGCGGCCGAGCACCGGCACCCGGCGCGAGCCCGCCGACGAGGACGTCCGCCTGCGCGAGATGCTGGACCGGCACGGTGACGGCGACTCCCTCGGCTACTTCGCCCTACGTCAGGACAAGCAACTGGTCTGGGCGCCCTCGGGTCGGGCCGCCGTGGCGTACCGCGTGGTCAACGGGGTGAGCCTGGCCTCCGGCGACCCGATCGGCCTGGGGTCGGAGTGGCCCCGGGCGATCGCCGAGTGGTTGGCCGAGTGCGCCGCGCACGGCTGGACCCCGGCCGTGCTGGCCTGCGGTACCGCCGGTGGCCGCGCCTACCAGAAGGCCGGCCTCGACGTGATCGAGCTGGGTGACGAGGCGATCGTGGAGGTCGCCGGTTTCACCCTGGAGGGCCGGCCGATGCGTGGCGTACGGCAGGCGGTGGCCCGGATCCGGCGGGCCGGCTACACGTGCACCGTGCTCCGCCAGCGCGACCTGTCCGCGGAGACTCTCACCGAGGCGATGGCCTGTGCCACCGCGCTGCGCGAGGGCAAGGTGGAGCGGGGCTTCTCGATGGCGTTGTCGCGGCTGGGCGACCCGGCCGACGGCGAGTGTGTGCTGGTGCTCTGCCGGGACGAGGCCGGTGCCCTGCGCGGTCTGCTGCAACTGGTCCCGTGGGGCCGGCGGGGACTGTCGCTGGACCTGATGCGCGGTGACCGGACCGCGCCGAACGGCTTGACCGAGCTGATGGTCGTCTCGGTGATCGAGGCCGCGGCCGGGCTGGGGGTGGCCCGGATCTCCCTCAACTTCGCCGTGCTGCGGTCGGTCTTCGCCCGGGCCGAGGAGCTGGGCGCCGGGCCGGTGATCCGGCTCTGGTCGCGGATCCTGCGGGCCGCGTCCCGGCTGTGGCAGATCGAGTCGCTCTACCGGGCCAACGCCAAGTACCAGCCGGACTGGCAGCCGCGTTTCCTGTGTTTCCCGTCCGCACGTGACCTGCCCCGGATCGCGATCGCCGCGCTGACCGCGGAGTCCTTCCTGCCCGGCCCGGGTTCCCGCCGTCCCTCCGGTGCCGCGTGA
- a CDS encoding FMN reductase, with the protein MKQRKLVVISAGLSQPSSTRLLADQLSAAAAGAAARLGVTLDVQFIELRDLAHEITDNMLTGFPGTSLKQAQEAVTAADALITVTPVFSASYSGLFKSFFDVLDKDALVDKPVLLAATAGTARHSLVLEHAMRPLFSYLRAAIIPTSVFAASDDWGANSVEGPLRARIDRAAAELAREVERREPAVVTDPFALTADFEDLLKNL; encoded by the coding sequence ATGAAGCAGCGCAAGCTCGTCGTCATCAGCGCGGGCCTGAGCCAGCCGTCGTCGACCCGCCTGCTCGCCGACCAGCTGTCGGCGGCGGCGGCCGGCGCCGCCGCCCGGCTCGGCGTCACCCTCGACGTCCAGTTCATCGAGCTGCGCGACCTGGCCCACGAGATCACCGACAACATGCTCACCGGCTTCCCCGGCACCTCGCTCAAACAGGCCCAGGAGGCGGTCACCGCGGCCGACGCCCTGATCACCGTCACCCCGGTGTTCTCGGCGAGCTACAGCGGACTGTTCAAGTCGTTCTTCGACGTCCTCGACAAGGACGCCCTGGTCGACAAGCCGGTTCTGCTCGCCGCCACGGCCGGCACGGCCCGCCACTCGCTGGTCCTGGAACACGCCATGCGGCCGCTCTTCTCCTACCTGCGCGCGGCGATCATCCCGACCTCGGTCTTCGCCGCCAGCGACGACTGGGGCGCGAACTCGGTCGAGGGCCCGCTGCGCGCCCGCATCGACCGCGCCGCCGCCGAACTCGCCCGCGAGGTCGAACGCCGCGAACCCGCCGTGGTCACCGACCCGTTCGCGCTGACCGCGGACTTCGAGGACCTGCTGAAGAACCTCTGA
- a CDS encoding GNAT family N-acetyltransferase gives MKLSTFRDIREIGIDDWASVSGQGSAFSGYHWLAYVQTHRDAEASYLVAQQRRTTIAALPTYFFADEVPRYYDPHWLLRDQWQGKRRPVLLGGCREGYLTDILANDATPDDERSAAVSAIVEEIRRRRAEVDAVAAILYLPDTAMERLGSALKPTDRRFVVDAEAIVTVPDGGLRSHVDSLPRKRRASVRHDMERFARSGCRLEVATLTDCYQKIGRLSAALLDRYGRVVDPVEEVERFRRQAENTVGMNRVFCAYLGDEMVGFAHFVRSRDVLYARSVGFDYTVAREAALYFNLTYYAAIDFAAENGVRSINYGCDSFQTKVFKGAKLHPLWAVVLDADQSGFDRIDYAVAEQRVLGPIRDLDESVITETVKEWSPGTWT, from the coding sequence TTGAAGCTGAGTACGTTCCGCGACATTCGGGAGATCGGCATCGATGACTGGGCTTCGGTGTCCGGTCAGGGTTCAGCCTTCTCGGGTTACCACTGGTTGGCCTATGTGCAGACCCATCGTGACGCGGAAGCAAGTTATCTGGTCGCGCAGCAGCGCAGAACCACGATCGCTGCCTTGCCCACATACTTTTTCGCTGATGAAGTGCCGCGATATTATGACCCTCATTGGCTATTGCGGGATCAGTGGCAGGGGAAGCGTCGGCCAGTCCTGCTCGGGGGGTGTCGGGAAGGATACCTGACCGATATTCTGGCGAACGATGCCACACCTGATGATGAGCGTAGTGCCGCCGTGTCGGCGATCGTCGAAGAGATACGCCGCCGTCGCGCTGAGGTCGATGCGGTAGCCGCCATTCTGTACCTGCCGGATACCGCGATGGAGAGGCTGGGGTCGGCTCTAAAACCAACTGACCGCAGGTTTGTGGTCGACGCCGAGGCGATCGTCACCGTGCCGGACGGCGGACTTCGGTCACACGTTGACAGCCTGCCGCGGAAGAGGCGAGCGTCAGTGCGTCACGATATGGAGCGCTTCGCCCGCAGCGGATGCCGGTTGGAGGTCGCCACGCTTACTGATTGTTATCAGAAGATTGGCCGGCTCTCGGCGGCATTGCTTGACCGGTACGGTCGCGTGGTCGACCCGGTCGAAGAGGTGGAACGTTTTCGGAGGCAGGCGGAGAACACGGTGGGAATGAATAGGGTGTTCTGCGCTTATCTCGGAGATGAAATGGTGGGGTTCGCGCATTTTGTTAGGTCGCGAGACGTTCTCTATGCACGCTCGGTTGGTTTTGACTATACCGTTGCTCGTGAGGCCGCTCTCTATTTCAACCTCACCTACTATGCGGCAATAGATTTTGCTGCTGAGAATGGCGTTCGATCCATCAACTACGGTTGCGACTCGTTTCAGACAAAAGTCTTCAAGGGCGCGAAACTTCATCCGCTCTGGGCGGTTGTTCTGGACGCTGATCAGTCCGGGTTCGATCGCATCGACTACGCGGTCGCGGAACAACGAGTCCTTGGCCCCATCCGAGATCTTGATGAATCGGTGATCACCGAGACGGTGAAAGAATGGTCGCCGGGAACCTGGACCTAG
- a CDS encoding cytochrome P450, protein MAVRQVDFGRKEFRSDPYPLWEELRHAGPVHREVSGGWLVVTHAAAEQLLRDPRTGKDLRLLNDGSDPGVPSSASQRYMDLWTECRLPSIHRQWRRLVQPGFTPKAVASLREPMRRIAEDLLDAAPADGSFDLMTGFARTFPVAAVASVLGLDSPGTQTLLQWSDAIGAVLEPGVDAGTQAIGDAAFDALADCIIGGISRRRRQPADDFLTGLIAGADETLTDQQLVATIMLLFLSGIETSAALVGNGVLALSDAPEQADLLRTRPELMPSAIEEILRFDGPACIVVRATYEPVRVDGVQVPAGELLLFALGSANRDPARFHDPDRLVLDRRPNRHLAFGTGDHHCAGTGLARMEATVAMEALIARFPLLEVDKEAVRWMDSQYLRGPAYLPVMTHSMMPSGEGKKCR, encoded by the coding sequence ATGGCAGTTCGGCAAGTCGACTTCGGTCGAAAGGAATTCCGTTCGGATCCCTACCCGCTATGGGAAGAACTGCGCCACGCCGGGCCCGTGCATCGAGAAGTCTCCGGTGGCTGGCTCGTGGTGACCCACGCAGCGGCAGAACAACTCCTTCGTGACCCGCGAACCGGTAAAGACCTCCGGCTCCTGAACGACGGGAGTGATCCGGGAGTTCCGAGCAGTGCGTCTCAGCGCTATATGGACCTTTGGACCGAGTGTCGGCTGCCGTCCATCCACCGCCAGTGGCGGCGCTTGGTCCAGCCCGGTTTCACTCCCAAAGCCGTCGCCAGCCTCCGGGAGCCGATGCGCCGGATCGCCGAGGATCTTCTTGACGCAGCACCGGCCGACGGCTCATTCGACCTGATGACTGGCTTTGCCCGTACCTTCCCGGTGGCAGCAGTCGCATCCGTTCTCGGGCTGGATAGCCCGGGAACGCAGACTCTCTTGCAGTGGTCGGATGCTATCGGGGCAGTACTGGAACCCGGTGTTGACGCCGGCACGCAGGCAATCGGTGACGCCGCCTTCGACGCTTTGGCCGACTGCATCATCGGCGGGATCAGCAGGCGCCGGCGGCAGCCCGCGGATGATTTTCTCACTGGCCTCATCGCCGGAGCCGACGAGACGCTGACAGATCAGCAGTTGGTCGCCACCATCATGCTGTTGTTCCTGTCCGGTATCGAGACGTCGGCGGCCCTCGTGGGGAACGGAGTCCTGGCGTTGTCCGATGCCCCGGAACAAGCCGACCTTCTGCGAACACGTCCGGAATTGATGCCCTCGGCCATCGAGGAGATCCTTCGATTCGACGGTCCGGCGTGTATCGTCGTCCGGGCCACGTACGAGCCTGTGAGGGTAGACGGCGTCCAGGTTCCGGCCGGGGAGCTTCTGTTGTTCGCTCTCGGTTCCGCCAACCGCGACCCGGCCCGATTCCACGACCCAGATCGACTCGTCCTCGACCGCCGCCCGAACCGGCATCTTGCCTTCGGTACAGGTGACCACCACTGTGCGGGTACCGGGCTGGCTCGGATGGAGGCCACCGTGGCGATGGAGGCCCTGATCGCCAGGTTCCCGTTGCTGGAGGTCGACAAGGAAGCGGTGCGCTGGATGGACTCCCAGTACCTGCGCGGCCCCGCATACCTGCCGGTGATGACGCATTCCATGATGCCCAGCGGGGAAGGAAAGAAGTGCCGTTGA
- a CDS encoding aminotransferase class I/II-fold pyridoxal phosphate-dependent enzyme codes for MAAVETAPGAIGLWLAEMGFAPPECIRDAVIEYLHGNDLSYAADLGFATDSIRRWVSQRYGWQAGEDQFRWYSGVLHATACAVMALTQPGESVVVLSPGYPPMFRLVEELGRRLIRWSLWEEQGRYHLDADALATIIDQHRPGLVILNTPHNPTGRVFTRTELQTVAEVVESTETAVVSDEIFADVVYAPAFHVPFALAAGENVAARTVTVLSASKAFNMAGMKSAVCIAGSADLMQRLTAVPSSLTGTTAVVGAVASAAAWDGGGQWLAETNARLVVNRDLVFRALGDRIPLLTGTPPEGTYLAWLRSQGALSATSDVHAAILGGAGVDLAAGEAFGDESGRRVRLCFAHSPELITSALDSIGDAFSGLTTRRP; via the coding sequence TTGGCCGCGGTCGAGACGGCCCCCGGCGCAATCGGCCTCTGGCTCGCCGAGATGGGATTCGCCCCGCCGGAATGTATTCGTGATGCGGTCATCGAATATCTGCACGGTAATGATCTCAGCTATGCGGCAGATCTCGGATTCGCCACCGATAGCATTCGACGATGGGTATCGCAGCGGTACGGTTGGCAGGCCGGCGAGGATCAGTTCCGCTGGTACTCGGGAGTGCTGCACGCCACCGCATGTGCGGTGATGGCGCTGACCCAGCCAGGTGAATCGGTCGTGGTGCTGTCGCCAGGTTACCCGCCCATGTTTCGCCTGGTCGAAGAACTCGGACGGCGCTTGATCCGATGGTCATTATGGGAAGAGCAGGGCAGATACCACCTCGACGCTGATGCCCTCGCGACGATCATCGATCAGCATCGACCCGGTCTGGTAATTCTCAATACGCCGCACAACCCGACCGGACGAGTGTTCACCCGTACCGAACTGCAAACGGTTGCCGAGGTGGTCGAGTCGACAGAGACCGCGGTGGTTTCCGACGAAATCTTTGCGGACGTGGTGTACGCGCCGGCATTTCATGTGCCCTTCGCTCTGGCCGCCGGCGAGAACGTCGCCGCGCGCACGGTCACAGTCCTGTCAGCTAGCAAGGCCTTCAACATGGCAGGGATGAAGTCGGCGGTGTGCATCGCCGGGTCGGCGGACTTGATGCAGAGGCTGACTGCGGTGCCGTCCTCATTGACCGGTACCACCGCTGTCGTCGGCGCGGTTGCCAGTGCAGCTGCGTGGGATGGCGGTGGTCAGTGGCTGGCAGAGACGAATGCACGCCTCGTGGTCAATCGGGATCTCGTCTTCCGGGCACTCGGTGACCGGATACCACTTCTGACGGGAACGCCCCCCGAAGGAACGTATCTCGCCTGGTTGCGGTCACAGGGAGCGTTGTCGGCCACGAGCGACGTGCACGCGGCGATACTCGGGGGCGCCGGTGTGGACCTGGCCGCCGGCGAGGCGTTCGGCGATGAATCCGGTCGCCGTGTTCGACTTTGTTTCGCCCATTCGCCGGAGCTGATAACTTCAGCGCTGGACTCGATAGGCGACGCCTTTAGTGGACTCACCACGAGGCGTCCATAA
- a CDS encoding aldo/keto reductase: protein MIPRRRVGASGLQVSALTLGAMTFDRSGPFGAIGSDPSELSRIVSAAVEAGIDTFDTANVYGESEELLGRILGPFREDVVICTKVRFPFAVGKSESLPPSNTYGLSRRAVIRSVEESLRRLGTEYLDVLWLHMQDRSVPIEETLVTLDKIVQQGKIRYFGISNFMGYRLTEAVLRAQMRDLEGPVGVQLSWSLVERGAEQEVVPAARHLDLGIFAYSPLARGFLSGKYQRGAVPAHGSRLAEWRDEYERYDVDRNWAVLAELVQVASEHNVPVGAVAIAWLLAKNRVASVIVGARTEAQLRENIVAARLVLTRSEIDRLDKVSKPDWGYPCDFIQRFEPW, encoded by the coding sequence ATGATCCCGCGACGCCGAGTGGGGGCCTCGGGCCTGCAAGTCAGTGCGCTCACCCTAGGAGCGATGACGTTCGATCGGAGCGGCCCCTTCGGGGCGATCGGTAGCGATCCGTCAGAACTGTCACGCATCGTGTCCGCAGCCGTGGAAGCCGGCATTGACACCTTTGACACCGCAAACGTGTACGGCGAAAGTGAGGAGTTGCTCGGACGCATACTCGGGCCCTTCCGTGAGGATGTAGTTATCTGTACGAAGGTTCGCTTCCCCTTCGCCGTGGGAAAATCGGAGAGCCTGCCGCCTTCGAATACGTACGGTCTCTCCCGTCGAGCCGTCATCCGATCGGTGGAGGAATCCTTGCGCCGGCTGGGGACCGAATATCTGGATGTCCTCTGGTTGCATATGCAGGATCGGTCGGTGCCCATCGAAGAGACTCTGGTAACCCTGGATAAGATCGTGCAGCAGGGCAAGATCCGGTACTTCGGGATATCCAACTTCATGGGCTACCGTCTGACGGAAGCGGTATTGCGCGCACAAATGCGGGATTTGGAAGGTCCCGTCGGGGTCCAGCTGTCCTGGTCTCTCGTGGAGAGAGGCGCCGAGCAAGAAGTTGTTCCGGCTGCCAGACACCTCGATCTCGGGATTTTCGCTTACAGCCCGCTGGCTCGCGGATTCTTGAGCGGCAAGTATCAAAGAGGAGCTGTGCCGGCCCACGGGAGCAGGCTCGCCGAGTGGCGTGACGAGTACGAACGCTACGACGTGGATCGCAACTGGGCGGTCCTTGCCGAACTGGTGCAGGTCGCTTCGGAACACAACGTCCCGGTCGGTGCCGTGGCGATCGCATGGCTGCTGGCCAAGAACCGGGTAGCGAGTGTGATCGTCGGGGCGAGGACCGAAGCCCAGCTGAGGGAGAACATCGTTGCGGCGCGGCTGGTGTTGACCAGGTCAGAGATCGATCGCCTCGACAAGGTATCGAAGCCGGATTGGGGATACCCCTGCGACTTCATCCAGCGCTTCGAGCCTTGGTGA
- a CDS encoding carbamoyltransferase family protein: MGFSDSVHDRSVCLFHGTRPVVAIEEERLTRQRYGIDFGGLDRRDEGVFRKLKLDAGSGDDHGRRLKPLIDYCLNAAGIRESDVTLWIGNSLHTAFPLYDRAVYINHHLAHAASTYFGSGAARAAVLVIDGYGDSVSSESYETVSIYRAEGAEMELVHRVAGVPDGLHLSNSLGIFYRIATLLSGFGVVDEGKAMGLAGHGQPRYSADIMKHVRFETDRVLIDNEAIWAGCQHLRFDATGDQADVAASFQSVLEEIVLYYARLAKTLTGEDHLCLAGGVALNCVSNQRVLESAGLATVWAFPAAADNGISFGAAYFGAHVLYRGGPAAGLKTPFLGRGYTRDEILAALETIADGVVVEEVGPMECSRRAAVAIADGRLVMWFQEGSEIGPRALGHRSLFGDPRLPHARDYINASVKSRESFRPLAPMVLEEEAPEWFSCERSPYMMFTPSVRSQTRRVTPAVVHADGTARVQTLTADDNAVVHAMLCEFKRLTGVPMVINTSFNIHGEPIVETPLDAVRAFADSPVPVLCIDGFHVVKREHEQ, from the coding sequence GTGGGTTTCTCAGACTCAGTGCACGACCGGTCCGTCTGCCTGTTCCACGGCACCCGGCCGGTCGTTGCGATCGAGGAAGAGCGGCTGACCCGCCAGCGTTATGGCATCGACTTCGGAGGCCTTGACCGTCGTGATGAGGGGGTGTTCAGGAAACTGAAGCTGGACGCCGGTTCCGGTGACGACCATGGGAGGAGGCTCAAGCCCCTCATCGACTACTGTTTGAATGCCGCCGGCATCAGAGAGTCGGATGTGACTCTTTGGATCGGAAACTCGCTGCACACCGCGTTCCCGCTATATGACCGGGCGGTGTACATCAACCATCACCTCGCGCACGCCGCGTCGACCTATTTCGGCTCCGGGGCCGCTCGTGCCGCGGTGCTCGTCATCGACGGGTACGGCGACAGTGTGTCGAGTGAATCCTACGAGACCGTATCGATCTATCGTGCCGAAGGCGCCGAGATGGAGCTCGTCCATCGGGTGGCAGGTGTCCCGGACGGCCTGCACCTCAGTAACTCCCTGGGCATCTTCTACCGCATTGCCACTCTTCTCTCCGGCTTCGGTGTGGTGGATGAGGGCAAGGCGATGGGCCTTGCCGGTCACGGTCAGCCCCGGTACTCCGCGGATATCATGAAGCACGTCCGTTTCGAGACGGACCGCGTGCTGATCGACAATGAGGCGATCTGGGCGGGCTGTCAGCACCTCCGCTTCGACGCGACCGGTGACCAGGCTGATGTAGCCGCTAGCTTCCAATCGGTTCTTGAGGAGATCGTCCTCTACTATGCGCGCCTCGCCAAGACTTTGACCGGTGAAGATCATCTATGTCTGGCCGGTGGAGTCGCGCTCAACTGCGTATCGAATCAGAGGGTGCTCGAATCTGCTGGACTCGCTACCGTCTGGGCGTTCCCGGCAGCAGCCGATAATGGGATCTCGTTCGGGGCCGCCTACTTCGGGGCTCACGTCCTCTATCGAGGCGGTCCGGCAGCCGGCCTCAAGACACCATTCTTGGGTCGCGGTTACACCCGGGACGAAATCCTTGCCGCGTTGGAGACCATCGCGGATGGGGTGGTGGTGGAAGAGGTCGGCCCGATGGAGTGCTCTCGCCGCGCCGCGGTGGCCATCGCTGACGGTCGCCTCGTCATGTGGTTCCAGGAGGGTTCGGAGATCGGCCCTCGTGCCTTGGGTCACCGGAGTCTGTTCGGTGACCCGCGCCTTCCGCACGCGCGCGATTACATCAATGCATCGGTGAAATCTAGGGAGTCGTTTCGACCGCTCGCTCCCATGGTGCTCGAGGAGGAGGCGCCCGAGTGGTTCTCCTGTGAACGCTCCCCGTACATGATGTTCACGCCGTCCGTGCGGTCTCAAACCCGACGGGTTACTCCGGCGGTGGTCCACGCCGACGGAACAGCGCGTGTGCAGACGCTCACTGCCGATGACAACGCGGTGGTCCACGCGATGCTGTGTGAGTTCAAGCGTCTCACCGGTGTTCCGATGGTGATCAACACGTCCTTCAATATTCATGGCGAGCCGATCGTGGAGACGCCGCTTGACGCGGTCCGCGCATTCGCTGACTCTCCGGTCCCGGTCCTCTGCATCGACGGCTTCCACGTCGTGAAACGCGAGCATGAGCAATGA
- a CDS encoding class I SAM-dependent methyltransferase: MEPLTDESLTRPAEDPLYRMNPATVLVGTGSGFILLRQIDGGRSAVTRVSRGELYDLVTHFNQPRTAASWLARRPGREQSAVQILESALARGVLLPADEMAVVPESTPEELDAVLESLIVDMARLRTRLRTANKADLAEIHNESDIPPGQVFQLFHLLIGDLATGVSKQLTERIRAAAGELRDSSTEPLRLHLGCGSHRMTGWVNIDLFGTGADLHLDVRDGLPFQDCSAGAAYIAHLLEHLEFPEEAMSVLQECRRVLQPGGTIRLAVPDVRSFATAYVHRSDAFFSRFQELWERPAAPSQLASFLHYAGAGEFPWVGDRHRFGYDEETLAALLRSAGFVDVRRCLPGDSSIGDPELDYSWANSASSGGLPYSLIMEAGVPGS, translated from the coding sequence GTGGAACCTCTGACGGATGAATCACTGACTCGCCCTGCCGAGGACCCGCTGTATCGGATGAATCCGGCTACCGTTCTCGTCGGAACCGGTTCCGGCTTCATCCTCCTCAGGCAGATCGACGGTGGCCGCAGCGCAGTTACCCGCGTCTCCCGAGGCGAGTTGTACGACCTCGTCACGCACTTCAACCAGCCGCGGACCGCGGCCTCGTGGCTCGCGCGGAGGCCTGGACGCGAGCAATCGGCGGTGCAGATTCTAGAGTCCGCGCTTGCTCGTGGGGTGCTGCTGCCGGCCGACGAGATGGCGGTCGTACCTGAATCGACGCCGGAAGAACTGGACGCCGTCCTTGAGTCTCTCATCGTTGATATGGCCCGTCTCCGCACCCGGTTGCGTACCGCGAACAAGGCTGATCTCGCGGAGATTCATAATGAGAGTGACATCCCACCCGGGCAGGTGTTCCAGCTCTTCCACCTGCTGATCGGAGACCTCGCCACCGGGGTGTCGAAACAACTGACGGAACGTATCCGGGCCGCCGCCGGCGAACTGAGAGACTCATCGACCGAGCCTTTACGACTGCACCTCGGATGCGGAAGTCACCGAATGACTGGATGGGTGAACATCGACCTGTTCGGGACCGGCGCCGACCTGCATCTCGACGTGCGGGACGGACTGCCTTTCCAGGACTGTTCGGCCGGTGCTGCGTATATCGCCCACCTCCTGGAACATCTCGAGTTCCCCGAGGAAGCCATGAGTGTGCTTCAGGAATGCCGCCGAGTGTTGCAGCCCGGCGGAACCATTCGGCTCGCTGTTCCGGATGTTCGGTCCTTCGCCACCGCTTATGTGCATCGTTCGGACGCCTTCTTCAGCCGCTTCCAAGAACTGTGGGAAAGGCCGGCCGCACCTTCGCAGCTCGCCTCATTCCTGCACTATGCAGGTGCTGGTGAATTCCCATGGGTAGGAGACCGGCATCGTTTCGGCTACGACGAGGAGACCCTGGCTGCTCTCCTCCGATCTGCCGGATTTGTGGACGTGCGCCGTTGCCTTCCTGGTGACAGCTCGATCGGTGATCCAGAACTTGACTACTCGTGGGCGAATAGCGCGAGCAGCGGCGGGCTGCCGTATTCGCTCATCATGGAAGCGGGGGTGCCAGGCTCGTGA
- a CDS encoding heme oxygenase-like domain-containing protein, translating into MTEAQDKGLLSYDAKPVTIVPVSYESGVLEPIDMGWCEYRFGGATGSRLARIIAHCDGERTVRDIATAVSAPAEAVLRSLTALYERGVVADAGFAPVPAQLYQEHAVAYGRTLRTRMSEKADLLGGELNRRMLLGSLVETYHFVSSAPYHIGAAVAHAADASVRDALAELFSSEARHGRDLEVGLLAAGMTPDEIARSLPLPGTQNVMNFLYALASTDLLSYAVCASVNESPKTDTAIKEGWDELIALDLLPRAALEPFRGHELEDEESDHASIAHDIFGDRATLSPTEQRRIRAKVESFTAVQHGCYQEMKEFYGTHDGPAAWNL; encoded by the coding sequence ATGACCGAAGCGCAGGACAAAGGGCTGCTCTCGTACGACGCCAAGCCGGTGACGATCGTTCCGGTCAGCTACGAGAGCGGTGTGCTCGAGCCCATTGACATGGGCTGGTGCGAGTACCGATTCGGCGGCGCCACCGGATCACGGCTTGCGAGGATCATTGCTCACTGCGATGGTGAGCGGACCGTACGAGACATTGCAACGGCAGTCAGCGCCCCAGCGGAGGCCGTACTGCGCAGTCTCACCGCGCTGTACGAACGCGGTGTCGTAGCCGACGCAGGATTTGCACCGGTTCCCGCACAGTTGTACCAGGAGCACGCTGTCGCCTATGGGCGAACCCTACGGACCCGAATGAGCGAGAAGGCCGACCTGCTCGGCGGGGAGCTCAATCGGCGGATGCTGCTTGGCTCGCTGGTGGAGACCTACCACTTTGTGTCGTCCGCCCCTTACCACATCGGTGCTGCTGTCGCGCACGCTGCCGACGCAAGCGTCCGCGATGCGCTAGCGGAGTTGTTCAGCTCTGAGGCCCGCCATGGACGTGATCTCGAAGTCGGACTTCTGGCGGCTGGCATGACACCGGACGAGATCGCCCGATCCCTTCCCCTTCCGGGAACCCAGAACGTCATGAACTTCCTCTACGCATTGGCGTCGACGGACCTGCTCTCCTACGCGGTGTGTGCTTCCGTGAACGAAAGCCCGAAGACCGATACCGCGATCAAGGAGGGCTGGGACGAGCTAATCGCATTGGACCTGCTGCCTCGGGCGGCGCTCGAACCGTTCCGTGGCCATGAGCTGGAAGACGAGGAGTCCGACCATGCCAGCATCGCTCACGACATCTTCGGGGATCGAGCGACATTGTCCCCGACGGAGCAGCGGCGAATTCGGGCAAAGGTGGAGTCCTTCACCGCGGTGCAGCACGGTTGTTACCAGGAAATGAAGGAGTTCTACGGTACCCACGACGGACCGGCTGCGTGGAACCTCTGA